The Limnospira fusiformis SAG 85.79 genomic interval AAAGGACAAGTCTAAAGATGGAATGCCCATATAAACGGAACGTTTTAACCCCTTTTAGGCTCTGATAATCTGGTCGAGAAAGTCAGTAGTGAAAGTGTAAGCGCAAGCCTATTAGGGGGTGAGATGTGACCAGAAGCCAACGCCCTATTGTAATGGTAGGGATATGCTGACGGGTCACGGTTTGATTGCAAGGATAGAGCCGAGTAGGAGTCAATATGACGAAATCGAGAGAAAGTGAGGGATTCGGTAAACCGAGACCCACCAAGACTACGAATGTATGGAGAAGTGTCAATTGGGCTAAGGTTCAACGGTACGTCTTTAAGCTCCAAAAGAGGATATTCCAAGCAGCTAAATCGGGACAGGACGCAAAGGCAAAAAGGTTGCAACGTCTATTGGTGAAATCATACTATGCCAGGCTCTTAGCAGTGCGACGAGTGACCCAAGATAACCAAGGCAAGAAAACGGCTGGAGTTGATGGAATGAGAGCAATCTCACCAAGACAAAGGTTTAAACTTGTTGAGAACATTAAAGGAAATCTCAAAGTAAAACCACTGCGACGGGTGTGGATTCCAAAACCTGGTAGGGATGAAAAACGCCCCCTGGGAATACCCACAATCCAAGACAGAGCGAGACAAGCCTTGGTTAAGTCGGCACTTGAGCCCGAATGGGAGTCAAGATTTGAAGGCACGAGCTACGGGTTTAGACCAGGAAGGTCAGCCCACGACGCAATTGGTAGAATCTATGCTGCCATAAAGTTAGGACAATACTATGTTCTCGATGCTGATATAGCGAAATGTTTTGACCGAATAAACCATGATTACCTACTGTCCAAAATTCATTGTCCAAGCAGCCTGAAAAGAGACCTAAAACAATGGCTCAAAGCAGGTGTGCTAGATAACGGTGTATTTGAGGATACAGAAGCAGGGACACCCCAAGGAGGGGTTATAAGTCCACTCCTAGCCAACATCGCACTGGATGGAATAGCTAGGTTAATTGAAACAATGTATCCCAAGAAAAAGAACAGGGTACAAGCCTCTGTGATAAGATACGCCGATGATTTCGTGGTACTATCCCCATCACTCGAAATCATTGAACAGTGCAAAACTGCAATTTCCAAATGGCTTGAGCCTGTTGGACTAGAAATTAAACCCGAAAAGACCCGAATCTGCCACACGCTCAAACCAATTGAGTATGAGGGAAAAACAGAAGAGCCTGGGTTCGACTTTCTGGGATTCAACATCAGGCAATATACAGTAGGAAAATACAAATCTGGGAAAACAGGTGGGACAGCAAGTCGAGTAATCGGTCATAAAACCCACATCAAACCCAGTAAGAAAGCAGTTAAAGCTCATACAGAAGTGATAAAAGGTGTAATTAAACAACTCAAAACAGCACCTCAATCAGCCCTGATTAACAGACTAAACCCGATAATCCGGGGATGGTCAAATTATTACTCAGGGGTCGTTTCAACAAAAACCTTCATTAAACTAGACCATAAAATCTGGTTAATGATACGAGCATGGACAGAATCAAGATGCGGAGAGGCAAGTTACGAAAAGCTAAAAAACTACTTCCACAAAGGAACGGTTAAACTTAGCAATGGGAAAGAAAGACATGAATCCTGGTTATTCATGACCAAAGAGGGATTCCAGCTATGGAAACACAACTGGACTCCGATTGTCAGACATACCCTAATACGCCCTGACGCAACACCATACGACGGAAATTGGACTTACTGGGCAACCAGGAAAGGACAAGCAATCGAAACGCCAAATAGGGTAGCAAAACTACTTAAAAAGCAAAAAGGCAAGTGTACCTGGTGTGGGCAATACTTTACCCCATCAGATATAATAGTTGAAGTTGACCACATTGTACCTCGAAGCCAAGGCGGAAAGGATGAATACAAGAACCTTCAACTATTACACCGCCACTGTCACGATGATAAAACGGCGTTAGACAACGCCAATGCTGTATCCTTAACAATGGAACAGTCAGACTAGGAGCCGTGTGAGGTGAAAGTCTCAAGCACGGTTTTGAATGGGAGGGGGTAGAGGCGACTCTACTCTCGACCCCTAATTTCTGGGAATCAAGTGCCAGCCAAAATTGGACTCCCCCCTGAACCCAGGGGAAAGATTGACCCCGACAGTGACAGTTACCCAAATGTCATATTGATACCAAACTGCCACTATCCAATAGGTCATAATTAAATGGAAGCCCAATTTTTTTGCCGATCATGTCACAACTACCAGTAAAGTTTTAAAGACCGTGCCAGTAAGCAGTCGCTAATCTTCAGATCGAGAGTCATCAATGATCACTTCTAACTTAAATTGGACGAACTTAGCCAAAAGCAAAAGCCTAATGGCTGAACGCAACCATGATCCCAAAGCGATCGCGATTTGGGCCTGTGGGATTGAAATGATTTATCAATCTGGACGGCAAAGTTTTAAAGTCCTCAAAGGCATTGACCTGCAAGTTCGCTCTGGGGACATACAACTTTTGATGGGACCAAGTGGGTCTGGTAAAACCACATTACTCTCAATTTTAGCCGGACTTCTCACCCCCACAGCCGGGCGAGTCATGTTGTTAGACGAAAATATTACCCAAATGTCTCGCCAACAGTTGGCACAGTTTCGGCTAAGGAATATTGGCTTTATTTTTCAGGGGTTTAACTTGTTTCCAGCACTCACGGCCGCGGAAAATGTGGAAGTTGCCCTAAATATCAAAGGCATTCGTGGACGGAGAGCGCGTCAGGAAGCCCAAATACGGCTCGATCAAGTGGGTTTGGCTGATAAGAAGCATTTGCGACCCCGTGACCTTTCTGGGGGGCAAAAACAGCGGGTAGCGATCGCTCGCGCGTTGGCGGGAAGTCCTAAACTGATTATGGCTGATGAACCTACAGCAGCCTTAGACTCTAGCAGCGGTCACGCGGTTATTGATGTCTTGCGGAAGTTGGCTAAGGAAGACGGCGCGACGGTGTTAATGGTGACTCACGACCCCCGCATCATTGATGTGGCCGATCGCATTCTACATCTCGAAGATGGCAAAATTCAGCACTAACCATGGATAGCCAGTTACCAGTTAACTTTAACGCAGTTGCTGCCGCCTCCGCACGTCTCCAGGGCTACATTAAGCCCACCCCAGTGGTTACATCTACCACCGTGAATCGACTAACTGGGGGGACGGTTTTTTTTAAGTGCGAGAATTTCCAACGTACCGGATCATTTAAGTTTCGTGGTGCTTTCAATGCCCTATCTTTGCTAGATCCGAAACGGCAACAGGGCGTGTTTACCTATTCCTCCGGCAATCACGCCCAAGCGATCGCACAAGCCGGGTCAATTCTAGGAATCAACACCACTATCATTATGCCAGACAATGCCCCCGCTGTCAAGCGATCGGCTACAGCCAATTATGGCGCGGAAATTGTCCTGTATAATCCCTCGGAAGTAGTGCGAGAAAAATATTGTCAACAACTAGCCGAGGAAAGAAATGCTACCATTATTCCCCCCTATAATCATCCCGATATTATCGCCGGACAGGGAACTACAGCATTAGAGTTAATTGAGGATGTAGGAGAATTGGATTTATTGTTAGTTTGTTGTGGCGGCGGTGGCTTGCTTTCCGGTTGTGCGATCGCTACTCGCCAACTTTCTCCGGCTTGTCAAATTATCGGCGTTGAACCCGCTTTAGCAGACGATGCTACCCGGTCATTTAAGACTAAAATTCTCCAGACTATTCACAACCCCCAAACTATTGCTGATGGCGCGAGAACACCTTATTTGGGAAGTCTCACCTTTCCGATTATCCTAGAGACTGTTGATGATATGGTAACGGTTTCCGAAACTCAAATTATTGAGGCGATGCGGTTTTTATGGGAAAGGTTAAAATTGGTGGTAGAACCCACCGGAGCATTAGCCACAGCCGCTTTACTTTCGGGAATTGTCCCCGCTGCTAATCGTCGTGTTGGGGTGATTATTAGTGGCGGTAATGTGGATTTAAAAGAGGCGATCGCTTTATTTCAATAATTGGGTAGGTTAAAATCAGGATCGCTTTTTAATAAACCTTCAAACTGAGCAGCCGTCAGGGGGGGACTGAAAATATAACCCTGAATTTCATCACATAAATTGTCATAAATAAACGCCAGTTCTTCTTCCGTTTGTACCCCTTCCGCCACCACCTTTAAGTTAAGTTGTTTGGTCATCATAGTAACCGCCTTCACAATAGCTTGAGTTTTCGGATTTTTATCAACATCCTTCACAAAGCAACGGTCTAGTTTCAAAGTATCAAAACGAAACTTATTTAAATAGTTAAGAGAAGAGTAACCCGTCCCAAAATCATCAATGGCAATTTTTAAACCCAGAGAATTTAATTCCTTTAACTTCCGGATAGATAACTCCTCATTTTTCACCAAGATACTTTCGGTTAACTCTAGTTCCAAATAAGCCGGATCTACCCCTTCACTTTGTAAAATTTCCCTTAAATGGTGGCAAAAATCAGGATGATTAAACTGATCAGCTGAAACATTAATCGCTACCGGAATTAACAGGCCTAAATTTGCCCAATTTTTGATTTGATTACAAGCCGTTTTAACTACCCATTCTCCAAGAGCTTGAATTAAACCTGTTTCTTCAGCCAAAGGAATAAATAACGCCGGTGGGACTAGACCATTATTGCGCCTATTCCACCTCAGCAAAGCCTCAGCACCCACAATTTTACCAGTTTTTAAGCAGACTTTTGGCTGATAATAAAGTTGTAACTCATTCCTGGCGATCGCTTTTTGCAAATCCGCTTCTAAAGCCAGACTATCCGCTGAGATCACCTGTAAACTATCTCGATATACTGTACAGCGGTTTCCTCCATAACTGCGACTCGAATTTAAAGCAATTTGACTATTTTTTAACAGCGAATCAATCTCCTGACCATGAAGAGGATACAGAGCAATTCCCATACTAGACATAATCACAATTTCATGACCCCTAATTAATAAGGGTTCAGCCACAGCATCCCTGAGTAGTTGGGCTTGCTCATGGACTTGATTTTCCGAGCCAGTGAACTCACCAATAATCGCAAACTCTCCACTGGTCAAATAAGCTACAGTCCCCTGATTATCCATAGCTTTAACCAGTCTTTCTCCCACCGCTTTAAGTAGTGCTTCCGCCGACTCATAACCAAGGATGTCATTAATCCGCTTAAATCTATCTACACTCAAACAGACAATGGGAATTAATCCCGAATCGTAACTTGGTAAATTCTCTAAAATTTGTTCAAAGCGATCGCGCAAAGCCAAACGATTCGGTAAATTAGTGATTCCGTCCCAGTCCAACAGTTGATTCAGTGGTGATTCTGTAGATACAATTTGACTCTGATTATTTTGATAATACCGTTGCATATTGGAATATTTTTCTAAACGCACGGTAATTGATCGCATTAGCTCCGCTGCTGAACAGGGTTTAGTAATATAATCATCAGCACCCAACTCCATAGCCTTGCGGGTATTCATGCGATCGGCTAAAGCCGTCATAAAAATAAACGGAATAATTGCCGTTTTCGGGTTCTGTCGAAGCTGTGCGAGAACCCCATAACCATCAAGTATCGGCATCATCACATCACACAAAATCAGATCAGGTTGCTCCTGTTCAGCCAGTTTAACACCCCGCAGACCATCGGTAGCTTCCAACACTTGGAAATTCTCAAATGTTAGCAGTTCCACCAAGTTCTCTCTGACCAATCTTTCATCTTCAATAATCAGAATTTTTTTCATTCCTCTAATTTAGATGGCAAGATAACTGTACAAGTTGTTCCTATTCCTTCTTCACTTTCCACCCGAATTTCACCAAGCTGTAAATCTACCGCTTTTTTCACCAAAGGCAACCCCAGTCCTGTTCCTGATATATTCCCCACATTGCTACCACGGTGAAACGGCTCAAATAGGTGTTTGAGATCCAACTTAGGAATGCCAATACCTGAGTCCTTAATCATCAAGATAACCCGATCATCCTCACAAGTCAAGTCTATTTTAATATCCCCCCCCGCCTGGGAATACTTAATCGCGTTAGAAATCAGGTTAGTTAGTATTTGTGAGATTAAATACTCATCAAGTCTGGTATCCGGGAAACTGCTAGGACAGGTAAAAATTAAATTGTGTTTATCCGTGGTTAGTTGAATTTCCGCAATTAAGTTAGCGCAAAACTCTTTCAGATTCACCACCACGGGATGGGGGATTAACTTGCCAGATTCCGCTTTTTCAATGATGAGAATATCATTTAAAAGTTCTGTCATTTGCTGGATTCCTACCCTGATTCTCTGAAAATGGGTGCGTTTTTTGTCATCGGAAATTCTCTGACTATAACTTTCTAATAATCCAGCCGAGAAAGAAATAGTAGTTAAGGGAGTCCTTAACTCATGGGAAATTGTCGTAATTAAACGAGTTTTTAGGTCTTGAAATTCTGCCTGTATTTGGTCTATTTGTGCTTGGGTCTCATCCCGCCAATCATCATTGTCACTTTGCAGAATATCAAGCTGTTCTTGGAGTTGATAAACTGATTGATATAATATGGGATTGTTCAGAATTTGTAAAAGTCGGTAACTCGAAATTAATCCCAATAAATGATTTTCGTCATTAACTACGACACAAAAATCAGTTTTAGCATTATTAAATAATGAAATTAGGCTAGAGATATTCGGCAAATGTGACTTTTTGAAGACCAGTGGTAATTCCTTCATTACTTCTGCCACTTTAGTCTCATTTAGATCTATTTTTTTCGACACGACATCGACTACCTCCTTGGCGCTGAATGAACCAATCGGGGTACTGTCATTGACAACCAAAACAACTTGTGCGTCCAACTCCTTCATTAGAGCGATCGCATCAATTATTTTAGTCTCCGGTCCAACAATAATAGGTGAAGTATCTATAATAATTTTCTCTGATGATAAGAGTGCTAAGTGAAACTGAACCCACTAGCCATCAAAGCCAGGGTTTTCCGAGTTCAACAACTCCCCCTCACTGAAAGGGTTTACCATATTCAGTTATCGGGAACCCGTTGACCCCAATTGGCAATTGTGCTAGACCCTGGGAATACCCTGATAGCTCAAGGGATTCCTGCACTACAACATTCTAGCACAATGAAAATAAGATCTTACTTCTGCGATCGCCCCTCTCGTCTTAGAGTCCACCACCAAAAAAGCCTAATTTCCTTAGAAACCAGGCTTTCAATGATTAGTTTGAGTTAGGAAGACTACCACTTTAACAAGTTAAACTCTTCCATATCGACCGTATCACGGTTACGATAAATTGTCAAGACGATCGCCAAACCGACCGCCGCCTCCGCCGCCGCCACGGTAATGACAAACACCGCAAAAACTTGACCCTTAATACTCCCAGAGTCCAAATAGTTAGAAAACCCCATCAAATTGAGGTTAACAGCATTAAGCAGTAACTCAATAGACATGAGAACCCGGACCGCATTACGGCTAGTAATCAATCCATAGATACCAATACAAAACAAAGCCGCCGCGACCAATAGAAAATATTGAAGTTGCAATTCCATAAACAATTTTTAAGATTTCCAAGTGTCTGTGTAATGCCATCGGGATCACCACAGCGAAGGCCTAACCCAGGGTTAAATAGCCTCGCTGTAGATTAACCGATCGCTACTCTAGCCATTATTCGGAGGAATCCTCAGAGCTACCAGAAACGGAGACCAGTTCCCGGGGGCGCTCGGTGAGCATTAAAAGAGGTGTAGTTGTAGTTGGCGCGTTAGAAGCATCGGGGAGAAAATCCCGACGAGCGAGAACAATAGCTCCCACCATAGCCATTAGCAAGAACACAGAAGCTAACTCAAAGGGTAGCAAAAAGTCAGTAAAGAAATGTTCACCAATAGCGATCGCCGAACTTTCAATGGTCACCACTGTAGTCGTAACCGACCATGGCGTTGATAACACCATAGTAGACAACAGAGCAAATAAGCCCACACAGACCACAGCCGTAGCAATTTGGCGCAGCCCAGCATTAGGTAAAACCCGAAAATCCTGTTGTTTGTTAACCAACATGATCCCAAACAGGATCAAGACATTAACAGAACCGACATAAATCAAAACTTGAGCCGCAGCCACAAAATCCGCATTGAGTAGGAGATATAATCCAGCCATGCTCATAAACACGCCTCCCAGCAAAAATGCCGAGTAAACGATATTTTTGAGCAAAACCACACCCAAAGCGGAGCCAATCATCATGATGGTTAGCAGGCCAAAGGAAACGACCTGAACCCCTTCTGCTAAATTCACGGGCATATCCTAGAGTTATCAAAGTTTGGGTAATGGAGACATTACCCCTGCCAAAGTTATTAAAATCAGGCTTTTTCTGCCTTAGCTTGGGATTCCCCATCCCGTTGTTGTTCCATCTTATCGAGAATTTCCTCTGGACGCAAACCAGAACGACGGGAATTTGGGGGAAGATCGTGGGGGTCCATAACTCCCTTGGGTAAATAGGCAAGTTCCCGCAGGGGAGTCACCATCGGATCATCAGTCACCTTGTAGGGTAACCGTCCCAGTGCCACACTATCATAGTTCAACTCATGGCGATCGTAAGCCGCCAGTTCGTATTCTTCCGTCATTGACAGACAATTAGTCGGACAATATTCGACACAATTACCGCAGAAGATGCAAACGCCAAAATCGATGCTGTAGTGTTTGAGTTTCTTTTTCTTAGTTTCCCGGTTAAATTCCCAGTCTACGACGGGGAGGTTAATGGGGCATACCCTGACGCAGACCTCGCAGGAGATGCACTTATCAAACTCAAAGTGAATGCGACCCCGGAACCTTTCGGAAGGAATCAGTTTTTCATAGGGGTATTGAACAGTAATGGGTCGCCGCTTCATGTGGTCAAAGGTGACAGATAGACCCTGACCGATATATTTAGCGGCTTGAATGGTTTCCTTGGCGTAGTCGCCAACTTGGTTAAGAAACTTGAGCATAGTGTTTTCGGAGTGTCTTAGCTTGGGTTAACTTAAGTTTAGGGATTAGCCCCCTTTAATATTTATCCCCCAAAAGCTATGGGAAATGCTAGTTTTAAGGCGGCTGTTAGCAAAAGATTTACCAAAGCCACGGGGAGTAAGAATTTCCAACCCAGGTTAAGCAGTTGGTCAATACGAACCCTAGGGACGGTCCACCGGATCAGAATAGCAGTAAATACCAGTAGATAGGCTTTCAGGATAGTCATGGTAATGCCGAGACTGGCGGTTAGCACCTGTAACCAAGGGGTGGTTTCACTCACGCCCAAAAGTCCTGCGATCGCCACGACGGGAATCGGAAAATTCCAACCCCCAAGGTACAAAACTGATACCAACAGGGCAGATAGTACCAGGTTGACATAGGAAGCCAGGTAATACAGAGCAAATTTCATCCCGGAATATTCCGTCTGATATCCAGCGATCAACTCTTCCTCAGCTTCTGGTAAATCAAAAGGTAATCTTTCACACTCAGCCAAAGCGGCAATACAGAAAATCGCAAAACCCACAGGTTGTCGCCAGACGTTCCAACCCAGGATGCCATAGCCGGACTGTTGTTGCACAATATCAAGGGTACTGAGGCTATTAGACATCATCACCACGGCCAACACGGCTAGGGCGAGGGGAATTTCGTAACTGATGGACTGAGCGGCGGCCCGTAGCCCTCCCAGTAGGGAGTATTTATTATTGGAAGCGTAGCCGGACATCAGTAGACCAATAGGCTGAATACTCGATAGGGCGATCCACAAAAATATTGCTGTCCCCAGATTAGCGATCGCCAAATTTTGTCCAAACGGCACAATCAGGTAAGACAAAAACACCGGAATCGACACAATAATCGGGCCGAGAGTAAATAATAGCGGATCTGCCTTAAACGGGACAATATCTTCCTTTAGCAAAAGTTTCAGGCCATCTGCCAGGGGAGCCAAACTCCCCATCGGGCCAATATATTCGGGTCCGATACGTTGTTGAGCGGCGGCGGATATTTTTCGTTCCAACCAAACCGATCCTAATACTCCTACGGTAGCACCAACTAGCATTAATCCCATGGGAAATGGCATCCACAGAATTTTAGCCACCCCTGTTGGTATACCCAAATCTAGGAGGACTTGAATGAAACTTCCTTGTATATCAATTCCTGGATTCATATATTATTCGCATTCAAAACGGCTGCAATTCCCCTGATCAGTATAACCGCTGGAGGGACTCAAATCTTCACGAGCGGGGGAAATTTTCACCGCCGGGGGAATTTCTGCCCCCAAAAAAAGGAAATGGGGGGGGCTATTGCCCTTTCCCCCAATCCCAATCTGTAGTGGTTCAATACCTATTTAATCACTGGACCTTGCAGGTCGATCGCACAGTTGCGGTCATGAATGGGGATATAAGTTTCCGCATGATTTCCCGTGTAGATCTGGGTGGGTCGATAAATGCGGTTCTTGACCAATTGTTCTTTCCAGTGCGCTAACCATCCAGCTACCCGAGCGATCGCAAAAATCGGAGTAAACAAGTCCGAGGGAATACCCAATTTCCGGTACACCAAACCAGAATAGAAGTCCACATTGGCATAAATACCCTTATGTCCCAACCGTTCCTGAACCACCTTTTCTAATTCCACCGCCACTTCATAGTATTGGTCGGAACCAAACTTCTCAAACAGTTGCTCTGCCAAATTCTGAAGAATAGTTGCCCTCGGGTCTTTGACTTTATACACCCGATGACCAAAGCCCATAATTTTGGCTTTTTTCTCCATCAAGCTATCTAGGTAGGGCCGGACATTTTCCACAGAACCAATTTCTTCGAGCATTTCCAGAACTTCCTCGTTAGCACCCCCGTGCAGTGGACCTGCTAAAGTTCCCACCGCCGACGCGATCACCGCATAGGGGTCAGTTAACGTCGAAGCTGTCACCATTGCCGAAAATGTCGAAGCGTTGATGGTGTGTTCTGCATGGAGAGTTAAGCACACATCAAAAACACGAGCTGCTAACGGGTCCGGTTCCATTTCACTCAGCATATATAGGAAGTTGGCGGAGTAGTCCAAATCGTCCCTGGGTTGTACCGGATCATTCCCTTTCCGCATCAGTTTAAAAGCTGCTACCATCGTCGGAATTTTCGCCAGCAGTCGCACTACCGCTTGGCGAATGTACTCGGGATTATCTAAGGCGCGACGGGAGTAGAACAGCCCTAAAGCAGCCGCTGAGGTTTGCAGAGCATCCATGGGGTGACCGGTTTCGGGAAAGCATTTCATCATGTCCCGAATCCGATATTTAATCCGACGGTGATAGCGGATTTCATGCTCAAAATCTGCGAGTTCGTCTTTCGTTGGCAGTTTTCCCCAGATCAACAAATAGGCAGTTTCCAAAAATGTGCTTTGTTCAGCCAACTGCTCGATGCTGATCCCTCGGTATTCCAGGAGTCCTTTTTGTCCATCAACGTAGCTGATGCTTGACAGCGTAGCGGGAACGCCCTCTAAACCGGGCTTAAACTCACTCGTTGTAGTCATAGGAGCTTTTCTATATGTGTAGAATGTACAGGTATTACATTACCAGACACATTGAAACAAACGCCATTTTAAAATAATTAATTAACAAATGGCTGTTAATAAAAGTTAACGTTCATTTAGTCCCAACAAAAATTTAGGAGCTGTCAACCAAAACAGACGGGAATTCCCTTGTATCATACCCTGTTTGGGAATTTTGATTCCAATTATACCAGCTTTTTTCACGATTAAAACATCTGCAGATTTTTGCCAGATTAGATATTCTGCCCAATTGCCTAAATCCGGTTGGTGTCCGACTAGCGCCCAATCCTTATCCCTAGTTTTGTCATGGTTTCCGTACCAATCTAACCATTGTTGAATGTCACCATCAGGGGCTAGGGCTGGCAAGATTTCTAACCGGGAACTCAGTCCGGTTGATTGGAGAATTTCGGCGGTTTGTCTGGCGCGCACAAGAGGACTGGAAAGTATACAATGAAACTGAATTTTGAGCTGTTTCAGTGTAAGGGCTACTTGACGGGTTTTGCGATCGCCTTCTGGGGTGAGGGGACGTTGTTCGTCCTTTTGGTAAGTACCGCGATCGGCGGCGATTCCATGACGAATTAAATATAAGTTACTCATCTCAAAATTCCCGAATTGATTGCTAAAGATACATTGAACGTGGAAAAATCTGGCTATGGCCCAAAATTTCCGGGTATGCGACAATCTTCCAGAGGGCGGGTTAATTAATCTTGTCGCCCCCTCTTCCTTCTGTAATTAACGGGGGGTATCAGAGGGCGGGTTAATTAATCTTGTCGCCCCCTCTTCCTTCTGTAATTAACGGGGGGTACAGCCTGTTCAGAAATCATCTGATCACTTCTCAAAGTCCCTCTCCCTCTCTGGGATCCAGATTTAGGGTGAGGGCAATGTATTAAGCGACTGGTGAACAAGCTGTATCAGAGGGCGGGTTAATTAATCTTGTCGCCCCCTTCTGTAATTAACGGGGGGTATCAGAGGGCGGGTTAATTAATCTTGTCGCCCCCTTCTGTAATTAACGGGGGGTATCAGAGGGCGGGTTAATTAATCTTGTCGCCCCCTTCTGTAATTAACGGGGGGTATCAGAGGGCGGGTTAATTAATCTTGTCGCCCCCTTCTGTAATTAACAGTAGAACCCGCCCCTACATTTATTATTGGTATTATTGGGGTAGCTGGAGTATTTAGCCGCCGTGGGAAGATCTGGCTGGCCATTTTCCCAACTGTCGGTCACAAGACCTCCCCTATACAAAAACCCCTGGGTATCATTGTATCCAGGGGCTTCACAAGCCAATCATATATTTTTGCCATTCTTGGTTCATGCCACTTTTGAGGTGTCGAGTCACCTCAAAATAAAGGCTGCTGTAAGGCTTTCGGGGGGGATGTCTCAAAGGCATTCCGGCTTCCTTCGGGGTGCGACAGCCCTTTTTGACATTACAGCGCATACAAGCGGTTACCAGATTTTCCCAAGTATCACCCCCTTGGCGCGATCGCGGAATCACATGATCAACAGTCAATTCATCCCCCTTATAGCCACAGTATTGACAAGAGTGGCAATCGCGCTGCAAGATATTCCTTCGGGTTAATGGAATTTCTTTATAGGGGACTCGGACATAATGACGTAATCGGATCACAGTTGGGAGGGGAAAATCTGGTAGCAGATACTTACCATTATGCTCAACTTGTTCCGCCTTTTCCTTCAACAATAAGACCACCGCCCGCCGCCAAGTCGTGATATTGAGCGGTTCATAGGAGGCATTCAACACCAGAACATTGCCCATACTAATAAATTGCTGCGATGTAATGATTTTGACCCGATATTATCATATATTTAAATTTTTGGCCTGGGTCGGGAAATCCCCAGACGATATTGGTATCTAATTGGTATCTGTGTATTTTAACTTTCGCGCTAAGGAATGATAATGGTTAGCAGGAAATCTGAGCCACTAGCCCAGGACGATCGCACCTATACCTATGAGGGTGAATGTGAACATCGTGCTTGGGTAGAAGTAGACCGCTGGGCGATCGCCAATAACGTCAAACAGATCCGCCACCTACTATCCCCGGAAACTAGGTTGATGGCTGTAATTAAAGCAGATGCCTATGGTCATGGGGCGGTGAGTGTGGCTAAAATTGTGTCTGAAATTGGGGTTGACGATTTCGCGGTGGCTACCATTCCCGAAGGTATTGAATTGCGGCGCTTAGGTATTCAACAGCCTATTTTAGTGCTGGGGGCTGTTCATACTTCTGATGAGATCAAGGCGATCGCCCATTGGGGACTACAACCCACTTTATGCACGCCGACTCAAGCCCTACTTTTCTCGGAAACTCTCCAATCAATTAAGCGATCGCTACCCGTTCAACTTAATATA includes:
- the ltrA gene encoding group II intron reverse transcriptase/maturase, encoding MTKSRESEGFGKPRPTKTTNVWRSVNWAKVQRYVFKLQKRIFQAAKSGQDAKAKRLQRLLVKSYYARLLAVRRVTQDNQGKKTAGVDGMRAISPRQRFKLVENIKGNLKVKPLRRVWIPKPGRDEKRPLGIPTIQDRARQALVKSALEPEWESRFEGTSYGFRPGRSAHDAIGRIYAAIKLGQYYVLDADIAKCFDRINHDYLLSKIHCPSSLKRDLKQWLKAGVLDNGVFEDTEAGTPQGGVISPLLANIALDGIARLIETMYPKKKNRVQASVIRYADDFVVLSPSLEIIEQCKTAISKWLEPVGLEIKPEKTRICHTLKPIEYEGKTEEPGFDFLGFNIRQYTVGKYKSGKTGGTASRVIGHKTHIKPSKKAVKAHTEVIKGVIKQLKTAPQSALINRLNPIIRGWSNYYSGVVSTKTFIKLDHKIWLMIRAWTESRCGEASYEKLKNYFHKGTVKLSNGKERHESWLFMTKEGFQLWKHNWTPIVRHTLIRPDATPYDGNWTYWATRKGQAIETPNRVAKLLKKQKGKCTWCGQYFTPSDIIVEVDHIVPRSQGGKDEYKNLQLLHRHCHDDKTALDNANAVSLTMEQSD
- a CDS encoding ABC transporter ATP-binding protein, producing the protein MITSNLNWTNLAKSKSLMAERNHDPKAIAIWACGIEMIYQSGRQSFKVLKGIDLQVRSGDIQLLMGPSGSGKTTLLSILAGLLTPTAGRVMLLDENITQMSRQQLAQFRLRNIGFIFQGFNLFPALTAAENVEVALNIKGIRGRRARQEAQIRLDQVGLADKKHLRPRDLSGGQKQRVAIARALAGSPKLIMADEPTAALDSSSGHAVIDVLRKLAKEDGATVLMVTHDPRIIDVADRILHLEDGKIQH
- a CDS encoding threo-3-hydroxy-L-aspartate ammonia-lyase, translating into MDSQLPVNFNAVAAASARLQGYIKPTPVVTSTTVNRLTGGTVFFKCENFQRTGSFKFRGAFNALSLLDPKRQQGVFTYSSGNHAQAIAQAGSILGINTTIIMPDNAPAVKRSATANYGAEIVLYNPSEVVREKYCQQLAEERNATIIPPYNHPDIIAGQGTTALELIEDVGELDLLLVCCGGGGLLSGCAIATRQLSPACQIIGVEPALADDATRSFKTKILQTIHNPQTIADGARTPYLGSLTFPIILETVDDMVTVSETQIIEAMRFLWERLKLVVEPTGALATAALLSGIVPAANRRVGVIISGGNVDLKEAIALFQ
- a CDS encoding EAL domain-containing response regulator, encoding MKKILIIEDERLVRENLVELLTFENFQVLEATDGLRGVKLAEQEQPDLILCDVMMPILDGYGVLAQLRQNPKTAIIPFIFMTALADRMNTRKAMELGADDYITKPCSAAELMRSITVRLEKYSNMQRYYQNNQSQIVSTESPLNQLLDWDGITNLPNRLALRDRFEQILENLPSYDSGLIPIVCLSVDRFKRINDILGYESAEALLKAVGERLVKAMDNQGTVAYLTSGEFAIIGEFTGSENQVHEQAQLLRDAVAEPLLIRGHEIVIMSSMGIALYPLHGQEIDSLLKNSQIALNSSRSYGGNRCTVYRDSLQVISADSLALEADLQKAIARNELQLYYQPKVCLKTGKIVGAEALLRWNRRNNGLVPPALFIPLAEETGLIQALGEWVVKTACNQIKNWANLGLLIPVAINVSADQFNHPDFCHHLREILQSEGVDPAYLELELTESILVKNEELSIRKLKELNSLGLKIAIDDFGTGYSSLNYLNKFRFDTLKLDRCFVKDVDKNPKTQAIVKAVTMMTKQLNLKVVAEGVQTEEELAFIYDNLCDEIQGYIFSPPLTAAQFEGLLKSDPDFNLPNY